The Candidatus Schekmanbacteria bacterium RIFCSPLOWO2_02_FULL_38_14 genomic sequence TAATTTGTTCCGATTCCAAGCTCTGCAATGGTTTTGTTAAGAGGGTTTTCATCAAGCTTATTCCTCAGGCTCAAAGCATATTCTGAAACGCCCCGAACAAGGAATATTTTTCCATTTTTTATTTCAAAAACAATCGGACTTGAGAGTTTTTCTGTTGGTGCCCATTCAATCACAAGCATTCCGTCAGCAGTATCTTCAACAGGCGCAATAAAGGCTTCTCCTGCGGGAAGATTTCCGAAATCCCCATTGTTTTTTAAAATTCCTGTGTCAGAAAACCCGTCTCTTCCTTTTAATCCGAGCGTAATATTGGTTCCGTTTGGAGATGTAATCATAGCTTTATGCGCCTGAGTAAGCTTATATGCTATCAGTTTTGTTCTTTTAGCGACAATCTCCCAGTCAACATCCATTGAAGTGAGAAACATTGAAGGGTCAAATAGTGGAAGGCTTGCAAACCTTGCTCCTGTCAACCCTGTTAAGAAGTCCCGGAATTTTGTATGGCTTACAGAAAAATTTGCCATTGCAATTACAACATCCACTGCGTCATTTTTGTTTTCAATTATTAATTCTTCAGCTTCTTTAAGATCTTTTTCTTCCTCTCTTTTATTTATGAATTTTAACAGCAATCCGCTGTCCCGCAACTCTGCATATATCTTTTTACCAAATGCTTCTTCCCATATAAACTCGGGAGGTTCTGCGCCGTGAGACAATGTTGCATCGTAACTTATAAAAGTTGTACTGGTTATTTCTGAACCAGCTTCAAAGGTCTTTTTTGCGGTCTGCAAGAGTTCTTCCCGTCTTTTTCTTTCCCGCATTGATATTTTTTCGCTTTCTTTTATACAGTCCGAAAAAACAAGAACTCTTTCTCCTTTTCTGACTCCAAGGTTTATATGATATAAATTTTTAATAGCATTTACCAAATCTTTTTCTTTCATCAATACCCCTTGTTTCTTATTCTTTTAGAAACGATTAAATGAAAACCCAGAACTATAAATTAACAACTTGACTTGATATCACTAATCATTTCTAACTTACAACGAGATAATAAAAATTTAAAGCTTGTCTGATTCTATTATTTATTCAGGAATTATCAAGCCAAGAAATCATATTTTAGCGAGCTAATCAATTGACAGAAAAAAATATTTCTACTATATAGAGATATATCTTATGATTAAGGATAATGAGAATAATTGGCGGTATTAAGGGCAGTCAGAGGATAAAGTCTTCAAAAAGCAGAAGCCTCAGGCCAACAATGGACAGGGTGAGGGAGACTGTTTTTAATATTCTCGGCAACAGGGTTTCAAATGCTTCATTTTTAGACCTCTTTGCAGGAACAGGAAGCGTTGGCATAGAAGCCCTGAGCAGAGGGGCAAGAGAGGTTGTTTTTGTTGAAAAAGAATTCAGAACAGCTAAAATTCTCAGAGAGAATCTTGAGAGACTTGGTTTGGAAAAAGAGGGAATCATTCTGAAAATGGATTTCTCTAAAGCAATCGAAGCCATTAACAGGGATGGAAAACAATTTGACATAATTTACATTGACCCTCCATATGCTTCAGGATTGTGCGGAGAATCATTGAAGTTGCTGGCTGATTTTGATATTATCAACCAAGACGGTCTTATTCTGGCAGAACATTTTTTTAAAGATAAATTACATGAAATGTTTGGAGGGCTTAAGCTAGCCCGTATAAAGAAAATAGGAGACACCAGTATTTCAATTTTCAAGAAAGAGATGAACTGAAATGCCATCTAAAAAAATAGCTGTATATCCCGGCTCATTTGACCCCATAACAAATGGCCATAAAGACATAATTGAAAGAGGACTTGCAATATTTGATGAGGTGATAGTTGCCATTGCAAGGAATTCAGCAAAGAAAGCCCTGTTTGCTCTTAAAGAGAGAGAGAAGATGATTAAGGAAACAATGGAAGGCAGTAAAGGGATAAAGGTGGATATATTTGACGGATTGCTTGTTGATTATGTGAAAAAAGTTGGCGCGGGGGCGGTAATCAGAGGCTTGAGGGCTGTGTCTGATTTTGAATACGAGTTTCAGATGGCTATAACAAACAGGAAACTCGGGAAAAAGGTGGAAACAGTATTTCTTATGTCAACAGAGAAATATTCTTACCTGAGTTCAGGAATTGTCAAAGAGGTTGCTTCTTATGGAGGGAGCATTTCAGGAATGGTTCCTGAAGTTGTTATAAAGGCATTAAAAAAGAAATTTGCAAAAAAGAAACTGAGTCAGGAGATTAAAGATGGATTCTAATTGCATTTTTTGCAAGATAATAAAGGGTGAAATCAAGGGTGAGATTGTTTACTCGGATGACCTTGTAATAGGGATAAAAGATATTAATCCTCAGGCACCAGTTCACATACTGCTTATTCCAAAAAAACATATTCCAACTGCTCAAGAGCTTACAGAGGAGGACAGAGATATACTTAAAAACATATTTCTGGCTGCAAAAAAGATTGCCATTGATAAGAACATAGGAGAATCTGGGTATCGGGTTGTTATGAACTGCAATGCCGGTGCAGGGCAGTCAGTTTTTCATATTCATTTCCATCTTCTTGGAGGCAGAAAAATGGAATGGCCGCCGGGATAAGGAAATTTCAGCTTGCTGTCATTGCAAGCGAAGAGAAGCAATCTCGTTTATGTATACTGTATAACTATGAAACAGGAAATAGTTTTACACCACTTAGAGGAATTGGCAGAAAGGCTTTCAGTTGAAATAAGCTATGAAGACCTTAAAAAAGAGGGAATCTCTTTTAAGGGCGGTTCATGCAAGATTAAAGGGAAAGAAAGAATAATTATCAGCAGAAATCTTACAGCTGCAGAAAAGGTTGATATTCTTGCTATTGAGCTTTCAAGGTATGATATTGAAAGTGTCTATATCCCGCCTGCTGTGAAGGAATTGTTGGTTTCTAAAAAATAAGGGATGAACTGTTGCGGACCAAAATTTTAATTTTTGATTATGTTTATCAAGGATATTTTATTCCATAGAACCGTTATTAATAAAAGAAGGCTATCTGCAGTAGCGATAGTTCTGTTGCTTCTTTTCTCTCCTGTTTCGTGTTCCTTGAAAGGGGCAGTCAAGAAGTGCTCATTCAAGGCCGATAAGATAACAATCAGGGATTTAACCAATGACGGGTTCAAGGCAGTAGTAACTTTTAAAATAAAAAATCCAAACTGGATTGGCTTGACTGTTGAGCAGCTCGAATATTCCATACTCGTTAACGATAAAGAGCTTGGCTCAGGAAAGACTGAAAGCAGAATTTCAATACCCGGAAGAGGTAAGACCACTGTAGATGTTTCTGTGGATGTCAAGCTGACAGAGATATCAGGGTCATTATTTAAAATATTTCTTGCAGGAAAAATGGAATATCAGGTTAAGGGAAAAGCGGTTTTTTCAACTCTTTTGGGGAATGTTGAATACCCATTTGATTTGATAAAAAAGATTAAACCATTTAAAAAAAATGGAGTTTCTTGATTTCTTAGACATTTTATATTATGAACCTTTTTAATTATTCCGATAGGTTTAGATATGTGAAGAGTTAAAGGCTTGAAAAAAATATAAGAAAAAAAAGTGAAGCTGAAAATGTCCTTGACAAATCAATGATAATAAAATATTTTTACAAAGTACAAAGTAAAATGATTAAACCAAAAGCGAGAATATATATGCGTTTTAAATCTATCATATTCTATCTTATAATATTTTTAATCCTGTTTTTCACAGAATTTCCTTATGAATGTCAGAGTTTTACTGCCAATGTTGATATAGGGACAGGATCAATCGTTTTTAACCCTACTATTTCAGGTACTGTGATAGTCGGTGGTGCAGGTTTATCCGGTGTTACGGTTTCGGATGGGACGAGGTCCGCTATAACAGGTGCAGATGGTACTTATACGATTACAGGTGTTCCGGTTGGTACTTATACTGTAACACCATCTAAGACAGGTTATAGTTTTTCACCTTCATCAAGTTTACAAACAGTATCCGGCGCAAATGTTACCGGAGTTGACTTTACAGCAACATTAATTACCTATTCTATTTCAGGCACTGTGACAGTAGGTGGTGCAGGTTTATCCGGTGTTACGGTTTCGGATGGGACGAGGTCCGCTATGACAGGTGCAGATGGTACTTATACGATTGCAAGTGTTCCGCTAAATAGTTATACTATAATACCATCTAAAACAAGTTATAGTTTTACACCTTCATCAAGTTTACAAACAGTATCCAGCGCTAATGTTACCGGGGTTAATTTTACAGCAACGTTGATTACTGAGCCAACTTATACTATTTCAGGCACTGTGACAGTAGGTGGTGCAGGTTTATCCGGTGTTATAGTTTCGGATGGGACGAGGTCTACATTTACAGATGCAAACGGTAATTATACCATTATTAATGTTTCTGCCGGTACTTATACTGTGGCACCATCTAAGACAGGTTATACTTTTACACCTTCATCAAGTTTACAAACAGTATCCGGCGCTAATGTTACCGGGGTTAATTTTACAGCAACATTAATTACCTATTCTATTTCAGGCACTGTGATAGTAGGTGGTACAGGTTTATCCGGTGTTACGGTTTCGGATGGGACAAGGTCTGCTATGACAGGCGCAAATGGTACTTACACAATTGCAGGTGTTCCGCCTGCTAGTTATGCTGTAACGCCATCTAAGACAGGTTATACTTTTACACCTTCATCAAGTTCACAAACAGTATCCGGCGCTAATGTTACCGGGGTTAATTTTACAGCAATTTCAACAACAACAACAACAACAACAACAACAACAACAACAACAACAACAACAACAACAACAACAACAACAACAACAACAACAACAACAACAACAACAACAACAACAACAACAACAACTACTACTACTACTACTACTACTACTACTACGACTACAACTGAGGCACCGACAACAACGACCTCAACAACTTTTTCAACTACGACAACAACGACCTCAACAACAACTACTACGACTACTACTATAATATGCAGCAATACGATTCCTGAAATTTCACAAGTCAACCCAAGCAAGGGTCGTTATGGAAGCAATATAACAATTACTGGAAAAAATTTCTGCGATGCAGAAGGTCTTGTAGTTTTCGTGAAGTTTGGAACAGACGACATTGAGGCACCTGTCTTAGACTGGAAAGATGAGAGCATTGAAATCTCTGTGCCATGGGGATGTAAACCAGGAATAAATAAAATTAAGGTAATTACCGCCTTTGAAAATGAAAGTAATTTATATCCTTTCAAATTCATAAAACTGTTACCAAAAATTAATAAGATATTTCCTAAAAAAGGAAGATTTGATTCAGAAATTGAGATTAGCGGAATAAATTTTGGTGAAGAAAATGAAAATAGCTTAGTGCTGTTTAATCAGGTTGAGGCTGGTATTCTTTCCTGGGATGTTGAAAACATTGTTGTTGAAGTACCTGAGATGGTGGTTGGAAAAAACGGAAGAGTTGTTTCAGTTAAAGTAAAGACTACGTATGGGAGTAGTAATGTTAAGAAGTTTAAAGTATTGCCGACTCAAGGTAAATAGTAAAAACCCACTTGCTATTGCATTTTTAATATAGAATATTTCTAATCTCCATTTTCATCCTCTACTATTCTTGCAATTGATACAACCTTTGCACTGATTTCCATATCAATGAGACGTACGCCCTGAGTGTTTCTTCCTATTACACGGAGTCCTTTTACTTCTGTTCTTATCACCTTTCCATCTGAAGTTATCATCATTACATCATCGTTGTCATGGACCTGCATAACTCCTACTACCTTGCCATTCCTGTCACTCGTTTTAATTGTTATGATTCCTTTTCCACCTCTCCCCTGACATCGGTATTCATCAAGCTCGGTTCTTTTCCCATAGCCGTTTTCAGTGACAGTCAGAATGGTTGCCCCCTCGCTAAGCACCTCCATTCCTACAACCTCGTCCTTTTCTTCAAGCGAAACCCCTGTCACTCCCCTTGCACCTCTTCCTGTAGGCCTTACATTATCTTCCTTAAACCTTATGGAATTTCCGTCTTTCATTGCTAACAGAATATCCTTGTTCCCGTCTGTTATTCCTGCTGAGACAAGCTCATCATCTTCATCTATTGAAATTGCAATTATTCCTGTTGACCTTGGGTTGCTGAAGGCATCAAGGTTTGTCTTTTTAACAACTCCGTTTTTTGTTGCCATTATCACATATCTGTCCTCGGAAAATTCCTTAACAGGAACAAAGGAGCAGACTTTTTCTTCAGAGGATAATTTCAGAATATTCACAATTGCTCTTCCTTTTGTCGCTCTGCCAGCCTGAGGGATTTCATGGACTTTCAGCCAAAGGATTTTTCCCTTGTTTGTAAAAAAGAGGATGTAACTGTGGGTGCTTGCGACAAAGAGGGTCTCAACAAAGTCTTCCTCCTTTGTTATCATTCCAATTTTTCCCTTTCCGCCTCTTTTCTGGCTGCGGTAAAGGCTTGTCGGGTTCCTTTTTATGTATCCTGAATGCGAAATGGTAACAACCATGTCTTCTTCTTTTATGAGGTCTTCTATGTCTATTTCAGCTTCTGCCTCTATAATCTGGGTGCGCCTTTCGTCTCCGTATTTTTCCCTGATTTCCCTGAACTCATCCTTTACAATATTTTTAACAAGTTCCTCGCTTACAAGGATGGCTTTGTACTTTGATATGGTTTTAAGAAGCTCCTGATATTCTGCAACAAGTTTTTCCCTTTCAAGCCCTGTCAACCTCTGAAGTTTCATTTCAAGAATTTCCCTTGCCTGTATCTCCGAGAGAGGGAACCTTTTCATCAATTTTTCTTTTGCTTCAGCAGGATTTGCGGATTTTTTTATTATTGAGACTACTTCATCTATATTTTCAACAGCAGTCTTTAATCCCTCAAGGATATGTGCTCTTTCTTCTGCTTTTCGCAGATTATATCTTGTCCTCAGTATGACAATTTCCTTCCTGAATTCAACAAAATGGTACAGTATCTTTCTGATGTCAAGAACCTGAGGCTCGCCGTTAACCATTGAAAGCATTATAATTCCAAAGGTTGAGTGAAGCTGGGTATGCTTGTAAAGCTGGTTCAGAACTATTTCAGGGATTTCATCTCTTTTAAGCTCAATTACAATCCTCATTCCGTCTCTGTCAGATTCATCTCTCAAATCTGAAATTCCATCAATTTTTTTATCCCTCATCAGCTCTGCAATTGATTCAAGAAGCTTTGACTTGTTTACCTGGTAGGGGATTTCAGTTATGACAATGATATCCTTGCCTCCCTTTTTCGGCTTCTCAATTACGGCTTTTGCCTTGAGCATTACCTTGCCCCTGCCTGTTCTATAAGCCTCTACTATTCCTGATGTGCCGCAGATATATGCTGCTGTTGGGAAATCAGGTCCCTTGATTACCTGAAGCAGGTCATCAACACTTGCTTCGGGGTTTTCAAGAACTATGATTGCTCCGTCAATTATTTCAGTTAAATTGTGCGGAGGAATGTTTGTTGCCATTCCAACAGCGATTCCTGATGAGCCGTTTATGAGAAGGTTTGGAATCCTTGCAGGCAGGATTTCAGGTTCATTAAGGCTTTCATCAAAGTTTGGTGTGAACTTAACTGTCTCTTTATCGATGTCAAGAAGCATCTCCTGTGCAATCTTTGCCATCCTGACTTCAGTATACCTCATTGCTGCTGCAGAATCACCATCGACTGAGCCGAAGTTTCCTTGTCCGTAAATGAGGGGATAGCGCAGGGAAAATTCCTGAACCATCCTTATCATTGCATCGTAAACAGCCGTGTCGCCGTGGGGATGATACTTGCCTAAAACTTCTCCGACAATTCTTGCTGATTTTTTAAAGGGCTTGTTCCACTGAAGTCCCAATTCATCCATTGCATAGAGGATTCTTCTGTGCACAGGTTTTAACCCGTCCCTTACATCAGGAAGGGCCCGTCCAATGATAACGCTCATTGCATAATTAATGTATGAATCCCGCATTTCATCTTCAATGTTGACCGGAATCAGATTCTGCTGAACTGGGTTCATTTTTTTCCTTTCTAAATCTTTAAAAATACATTAAAAATAAGTCTTATTTGACAGGATTATAATTGATATTTTCCCTATGTGTCAAGATAAAGGTTTGAAGGGTAATTTGGTGAAAACTATTTATATCCCGAATTTCTCAACCACCTGCTTCATGATGTCAGGAATAGGGAGCTCATAGGGGCAGCGGGGAATGCATTCACCGCAGGCAGTGCATTTTGAGGCAGGCACAAGAAATCCCTTTTCTACTGCCTGAAGATAAGCGATCTTTTTCTTTTCAAAACTCAACACCCCTGCAAGGAGGATATCCAGCAATCCAAAAATCATTATACCCTGGCTGCATGGGAGACAATAACCGCATCTATGGCAGTAAATTTTTGCCATACGCTTGCCAAATTCTTCAAGCTGTTTTAATTCACTTTCAGTTACTTTCTGCAGAGTTCTTCCAAAAGCAGCGTTCATTTTAACTTCTTCAACAGTCTTTGTTCCCGGGATTACAGCAGTTATTGGTTTTTCAAGAATCCATTTAAGCTGTGCTGCTGCTACCTCTCCAAACTGCCCTCCTCCAAGGGGTTTCATTACAATTGTTCCTATATCCATCGTGTTTGCGAAAGGAATGAGGTCATCAATTACTTCTCTTTCAACTATGTTAAAGGGGAACTCAACAGCATCAAAGGCACCTGTTTTAACTGCGTCTATGAGGACTCCGCGATTATGCCCTGCAACAAGCGTATAATTTATTAAACCCTGTTTCTTTGCCTCTTTTAAACCCTCTATTGCTCCGTCAGGCGCGGTTATTTCTTTTAAATGGTAATCATAATCTACAAAGGCAAGGTGGAAAATATCTATTATCTTTCTTGATGTGCCTCTGACAAGAAGTTCATGCGCCCTTTTTATGTCCTCAAGCACTTCATCCTTTTTTTTTCTCATTGTCTTTACGCCAATATAGACCTCGTTACGGCGTGTTTTGAGAATTTTCCCGATTTTATTCTGGCTGTCAATATATGCCCTATCGTGAAACTGGGCAGGACCCTCATCAAGGTCAAAGTAGTTCATCCCTTCATCAATTGCAGCGTTTATAACTTTAATTGCTTCTTCAGGCGGAATAAAAGTAACAGGAAGCCCGCCAAAAGAGACACAGGAAATCTCCAGATTTGTTCTGCCAAGGCGACGGTGCAGCACAGTTCTCCTTTCGTTAGGTAAAAATACTTCATAATTTTCTAAAAACGATTATATTCTATTCTCATTTAAAATCAAATTCCCCCTCATCCCCCCTTTTTTATTTCTAAAAAAATGGGGGGGCAGAAGGGGCAATCTGCTATTTCATAAATGAATCGAATTCCATATTCCCCCTTTGAAAAAGGGGGACAAAGGGGGATTTTAACACAGTTTTTTGATTTTATTCAAAAGCGCAATATTATCAGAATGGCCTGAGAACCTTGCTGTTATTCTTCCTTTTACAGGCCTGCCAAGAAGGTAAAAATCTCCTATTATGTCAAGAATCTTATGTCTTACAAACTCGTTGTTAAACCGCAATTCAGTGTTGATAACTTTTTCATCATCAAGGAGTATTGCGTTGTTTATTCTTCCGCCGCTTATATATCCCTTTTTTTCCAACAGTTCAACATCCTTCAGGAAGCAAAAGGTTCTTGCAGGAGCTATTTCTTCCTTGAAATTTATCACATTCTTTAAAACAAAAGTAAATTCCTGGTGACCGATGGGCTTTGGATAGTCCATTGTGTAATGGATAGAAAATTCAGGTGCAGGCTCTATGGATATGTATTTTCCCTTAGGGTCGCCAATAAAATATGTATCATCTATGATAATTTCTTCAACATATTCATCCTGTTCCTCCAGTCCGCCGTCTTCGATTAGCTCGCAGAAGTCCTTTGCAGAACCGTCCATTATAGGGACTTCATCAGAGATTTTTATAAGAAGGTTATTTATTCCGTATATATGAAGTACAGCCATTATATGTTCTACAGTTTTAGCCTGGCTTTTGCCGCTCCTGAGAGATGTAGCGAACTCTGTTGATTCTACGTAGTCAAGAAATGCCGGAACTGTTTCTCCTGTTGAAATATTGCCAAAGGTTATGCCTGAGTTCGGAGGCTGGGGAATCAGAATCAATCCTGTCTTAAGACCTGAATGAAGTCCCTGACCGCATAGCACAACACTTGTTTTCAGAGTTTTCTGGCGTCTTTTGTTTAATGCTTTTGTTTTTCCAATGTTAATGCTAAGGGTTTTTACCTTGCGCTCAAGACTGCGTTTTCCAAGGGAAATAACCCTTGCAGTTTTTGACATGTCCCATTCATTTTTTTTAAGGTGATAGGCAATAAATTCCTTTTCCCATGCAGTCTGGGCTTCTTTTAATGATGAGTATCCTTCAAAACGATATGAAGAGCCATCTTTTTTCTCTCCTTTTATTCCTGCAGGGATATCATTAAAAGTGACTTTAGCCATTGGCACGGTTATTACGAGCCTTTCAATGATGTTTTTCAGTTCCTTCACATTACCGGGCCAGTTAAAAACGCTCAGAGCTACCATTGCCTCATCATCAATCTCTTTTATATTTTTACCATATTCCTCACAAAATTCTTTCATAAAATAGTTTGCAAGCAGTGGAATGTCATCCCTTCTGTCTCTCAGTGATGGTGAAAAAAATGAGATTTCTGTGAGGATTTTATAAAATTCCGGGTCGAAGTTGCCAAGCCTGACTTCTTCTGACATGTCTTTGTTTGAAGCAGCAATGAACCTGAAGTCGATGGGGATATTCTTTTTCCCGCCTGTTCGCTTCAATTTCTTGCTTTCAAAAACTTCTATAATCTTTTTCTGTATCCCGGGACTGATTTTATCCACTTCATCAAGGAACAAGGTGCCTCCTTCTACTATTTCAAATTTTCCTCTTTTGAAGGTTTCTGCTTTTTGTGAACTCTGATCCTCAAATCCAAAAAGCTGTGATTCAAGAGTATTTTCTGCAAGTATGGAACAATTGATTTTAATAAAAGGTTTGCTGCGGCGTCTGCTTTCAGCGTGAATTACCCTTGCAATGAGTTCCTTGCCGGTTCCGTTTTCACCTGTAATCAGGATATTCTTATTTGTTTCATATGCGTTTTTAATCTTACGGCGCATTTCTGCAATTAAAGGATTTTCTCCAATGATTTCATGCTTTCTGATTAGCTCCTTTTTAAGTTCAAGGTTTTCCCTTATAAGCCTTTGCTGTTCTATGGCGTGGGTAATGGTTGTGAGAACATTTTCAAGAGAGAGAGGCTTTTCTATGAAATCAAATGCTCCAAGTTTTGTAGCCCTCACTGCAGTATCTATGCTTCCGTGTCCTGACATTATTATGACCTCAAGGTCTGACTGGAATTCCTTTACTGTCTTGAGAACCTCAATGCCATCAAGTCCCGGCATCCAGATATCAAGAAGGATTACATCAGGAGAAATTGATTTGACAAGCTCAAGGGCCTGGGTTCCGTTTTCTGCCATTGAGACATCATACCCTTCATCAGTCAGAATCCCTTCAAGGGTTGTACTGATGCTTGGTTCATCATCTACAATCAATACATGTCCTTTTCGCATAATATTTTCCTCTTTAATCAATTTATTAAAAAAATACAACTGTATTTTTAGAAAAAATCTTATAATGAACTACCCCGCAGCAGAGCTGCGAGGTATCAAAGTCTTAGAACTAATTGCAATTACCTGTCATTCCGGGCTTGACCCGAAATCCAGTTTTTTGTCTCTAGATTCCCGCTTTCGCCTGCCTGCCGGCAGGCGGGAATGACAATAAATACTAATTGTACCCCGAAGCAAAGCTTCGAGGAATTTTTTGATTAAAAAATAACAAAGGGTAGGGGAGGCTTTAGCCTGCCCTGCCTTTCTAATAGTTATAAGTCATTAGTTATAAGTTCTCAGTTAATTCTACCTCGCAGGCAGTTCTATTACAAAGGTTGTTCCCTGAGGCTCATTATCCTTTACCCGTATATAACCGTTATGCTCTGAAATAATTGTATTTACGATTGCAAGCCCCAAACCTGTTCCCTGCTTCTTTGTCGAGAAATATGGCATAAAAAGTTTTTCTCTAAGATAAAAAGGAATCCCTATACCTGTGTCAGATACTTCTATCTTTACAATCTGGAAATCTGATACATACTTTGTTTTGATAAATATTCCTCCGTGCCCTTTCATCGCCTCTATGGCATTTTCAAGAAGGTTGATGAAAACCCGTTTTATCTGCTCCGGGTCCAGATGAAGCAGCGGAACTTTTTCTGAAAACTCTGTTTCAATAGTTATGTCCTTCAGGGTTCCCCTGTAAAGCGCTATGGCTTCGTTTATTATGTCATGAAGATTGGTCGGGAGCGGACTTGAAGTGGGCATTCTTGCAA encodes the following:
- a CDS encoding 16S rRNA (guanine(966)-N(2))-methyltransferase RsmD — encoded protein: MRIIGGIKGSQRIKSSKSRSLRPTMDRVRETVFNILGNRVSNASFLDLFAGTGSVGIEALSRGAREVVFVEKEFRTAKILRENLERLGLEKEGIILKMDFSKAIEAINRDGKQFDIIYIDPPYASGLCGESLKLLADFDIINQDGLILAEHFFKDKLHEMFGGLKLARIKKIGDTSISIFKKEMN
- a CDS encoding pantetheine-phosphate adenylyltransferase; the protein is MPSKKIAVYPGSFDPITNGHKDIIERGLAIFDEVIVAIARNSAKKALFALKEREKMIKETMEGSKGIKVDIFDGLLVDYVKKVGAGAVIRGLRAVSDFEYEFQMAITNRKLGKKVETVFLMSTEKYSYLSSGIVKEVASYGGSISGMVPEVVIKALKKKFAKKKLSQEIKDGF
- a CDS encoding histidine triad nucleotide-binding protein, which gives rise to MDSNCIFCKIIKGEIKGEIVYSDDLVIGIKDINPQAPVHILLIPKKHIPTAQELTEEDRDILKNIFLAAKKIAIDKNIGESGYRVVMNCNAGAGQSVFHIHFHLLGGRKMEWPPG
- a CDS encoding DNA gyrase subunit A, with amino-acid sequence MNPVQQNLIPVNIEDEMRDSYINYAMSVIIGRALPDVRDGLKPVHRRILYAMDELGLQWNKPFKKSARIVGEVLGKYHPHGDTAVYDAMIRMVQEFSLRYPLIYGQGNFGSVDGDSAAAMRYTEVRMAKIAQEMLLDIDKETVKFTPNFDESLNEPEILPARIPNLLINGSSGIAVGMATNIPPHNLTEIIDGAIIVLENPEASVDDLLQVIKGPDFPTAAYICGTSGIVEAYRTGRGKVMLKAKAVIEKPKKGGKDIIVITEIPYQVNKSKLLESIAELMRDKKIDGISDLRDESDRDGMRIVIELKRDEIPEIVLNQLYKHTQLHSTFGIIMLSMVNGEPQVLDIRKILYHFVEFRKEIVILRTRYNLRKAEERAHILEGLKTAVENIDEVVSIIKKSANPAEAKEKLMKRFPLSEIQAREILEMKLQRLTGLEREKLVAEYQELLKTISKYKAILVSEELVKNIVKDEFREIREKYGDERRTQIIEAEAEIDIEDLIKEEDMVVTISHSGYIKRNPTSLYRSQKRGGKGKIGMITKEEDFVETLFVASTHSYILFFTNKGKILWLKVHEIPQAGRATKGRAIVNILKLSSEEKVCSFVPVKEFSEDRYVIMATKNGVVKKTNLDAFSNPRSTGIIAISIDEDDELVSAGITDGNKDILLAMKDGNSIRFKEDNVRPTGRGARGVTGVSLEEKDEVVGMEVLSEGATILTVTENGYGKRTELDEYRCQGRGGKGIITIKTSDRNGKVVGVMQVHDNDDVMMITSDGKVIRTEVKGLRVIGRNTQGVRLIDMEISAKVVSIARIVEDENGD
- a CDS encoding UDP-3-O-[3-hydroxymyristoyl] N-acetylglucosamine deacetylase; protein product: MRKGHVLIVDDEPSISTTLEGILTDEGYDVSMAENGTQALELVKSISPDVILLDIWMPGLDGIEVLKTVKEFQSDLEVIIMSGHGSIDTAVRATKLGAFDFIEKPLSLENVLTTITHAIEQQRLIRENLELKKELIRKHEIIGENPLIAEMRRKIKNAYETNKNILITGENGTGKELIARVIHAESRRRSKPFIKINCSILAENTLESQLFGFEDQSSQKAETFKRGKFEIVEGGTLFLDEVDKISPGIQKKIIEVFESKKLKRTGGKKNIPIDFRFIAASNKDMSEEVRLGNFDPEFYKILTEISFFSPSLRDRRDDIPLLANYFMKEFCEEYGKNIKEIDDEAMVALSVFNWPGNVKELKNIIERLVITVPMAKVTFNDIPAGIKGEKKDGSSYRFEGYSSLKEAQTAWEKEFIAYHLKKNEWDMSKTARVISLGKRSLERKVKTLSINIGKTKALNKRRQKTLKTSVVLCGQGLHSGLKTGLILIPQPPNSGITFGNISTGETVPAFLDYVESTEFATSLRSGKSQAKTVEHIMAVLHIYGINNLLIKISDEVPIMDGSAKDFCELIEDGGLEEQDEYVEEIIIDDTYFIGDPKGKYISIEPAPEFSIHYTMDYPKPIGHQEFTFVLKNVINFKEEIAPARTFCFLKDVELLEKKGYISGGRINNAILLDDEKVINTELRFNNEFVRHKILDIIGDFYLLGRPVKGRITARFSGHSDNIALLNKIKKLC